Proteins from one Herpetosiphon gulosus genomic window:
- a CDS encoding helix-turn-helix domain-containing protein, with protein sequence MDEQEFLTSTEAAAILGVNPSRMYALHKTGRYGRRIDGYIVFTRAEVEDYAQDRLKRQKGGRPNFHTRPKKAKWASCAATH encoded by the coding sequence ATGGATGAACAAGAATTTTTGACTAGCACAGAGGCGGCGGCGATTTTGGGAGTCAACCCAAGCCGCATGTATGCCCTTCACAAAACAGGGCGCTACGGGCGGCGGATCGATGGCTATATTGTCTTTACTCGGGCAGAAGTAGAGGATTACGCACAAGACCGCTTGAAACGGCAAAAGGGTGGGCGGCCAAACTTTCACACACGCCCAAAAAAAGCAAAGTGGGCTAGCTGCGCAGCAACGCACTAG
- a CDS encoding FtsK/SpoIIIE domain-containing protein has translation MNVGTLIFMLALAALLVAGVRYRKMVLLVADLQADLNDAKAMLAKAAATIAAQPKPAAAIHYVEPVSTYVDRTPLAGAGNALAKPPADLRTTINELSKHTNGRRYFIPLGWSVSGLTGASLQGDVNHILISGMSNAGKDNAALGMLLSLALTHSPQELQIGLIDGKGLDWLGWRNKAHTWLLADEPERIGDAMAKLTNERRRRREILANADCANWDEYHGHDLPLLVVFISELSLLEDAVKARELGAWLNSELSAGRAFGIRYIIGTQNASNFETRWRGQISLHMASSQPNRAADEPNTGMATSDLEAIGVIPPSKLIAPPDGAGVFTVVQAPKAVTVRVPFLTKQHRKFLLDQLPDAPKKPLQQASAPVASNANNQAQPNQPDAMLAALLNGEPLIDQRSINQSSDLARDNGLNNASGSTQTGGSTQAVLSVNQSPLVALPVVAGVDPAEVKKIAEAAPRHKSRSALCNELYGIRGGTPYNRVKLVCDALGLLEAPQIQQAA, from the coding sequence ATGAATGTAGGCACGCTAATTTTTATGCTAGCCCTTGCAGCGCTGCTAGTTGCGGGCGTTCGTTACCGCAAAATGGTATTGCTGGTTGCCGATTTGCAAGCCGATTTGAACGATGCGAAGGCCATGCTAGCCAAAGCCGCAGCAACCATAGCCGCCCAACCAAAGCCCGCAGCGGCAATACACTACGTGGAGCCGGTATCAACCTACGTTGATCGAACCCCGCTAGCAGGCGCAGGCAACGCACTAGCCAAGCCACCCGCCGACCTGCGCACGACGATCAACGAACTTTCGAAGCACACCAACGGGCGGCGCTATTTCATCCCCCTTGGATGGTCAGTTTCAGGCCTAACGGGTGCATCATTGCAAGGCGATGTTAACCACATTCTGATTAGTGGCATGAGCAACGCAGGCAAGGACAACGCAGCGTTGGGCATGTTGCTCTCTTTGGCGCTCACCCATAGCCCGCAGGAGCTACAAATAGGCTTGATCGACGGTAAGGGGCTAGATTGGTTAGGATGGCGCAACAAGGCCCATACATGGCTATTGGCAGATGAACCCGAGCGGATCGGAGATGCCATGGCCAAGCTCACCAACGAGCGACGGCGACGGCGTGAAATTCTCGCAAATGCTGATTGTGCCAATTGGGATGAATACCACGGGCATGACTTGCCCTTGCTGGTTGTGTTTATTAGCGAATTGTCATTGCTTGAAGATGCAGTTAAAGCCCGTGAACTAGGCGCATGGCTCAATAGTGAGCTATCAGCGGGGCGGGCGTTTGGCATCCGGTACATTATCGGAACCCAAAATGCTAGCAACTTCGAAACCCGTTGGAGAGGTCAGATCAGCCTTCACATGGCCTCATCCCAACCAAACAGAGCTGCCGACGAACCAAACACGGGCATGGCAACCAGCGACCTAGAGGCAATCGGGGTCATTCCCCCCAGCAAACTCATTGCCCCGCCGGATGGCGCGGGCGTGTTCACAGTCGTGCAAGCACCCAAAGCCGTCACCGTTCGAGTGCCATTCTTAACCAAACAGCACCGAAAGTTTTTGCTTGATCAATTGCCCGATGCGCCTAAAAAGCCCTTACAGCAGGCAAGCGCACCCGTTGCCAGCAATGCCAACAATCAAGCCCAACCAAACCAGCCCGACGCGATGTTAGCGGCGCTACTGAATGGTGAGCCATTGATCGATCAACGTAGCATCAACCAAAGCAGCGATTTAGCACGCGATAATGGGCTAAACAACGCATCCGGTAGCACCCAAACGGGCGGTAGCACTCAGGCAGTTTTGAGCGTGAATCAAAGCCCGCTAGTAGCACTACCTGTTGTTGCTGGAGTCGATCCCGCCGAAGTAAAAAAGATAGCTGAAGCAGCCCCCCGCCATAAATCGCGGAGCGCACTTTGTAACGAGTTATACGGTATCCGAGGCGGCACACCATACAATCGGGTGAAGTTGGTTTGTGATGCGTTGGGCTTGCTTGAAGCGCCACAAATTCAGCAAGCAGCCTAG